From Enterococcus mediterraneensis, the proteins below share one genomic window:
- a CDS encoding ROK family protein: protein MGILVFDFGGSAVKYGYWTGEKLEHTSQFPTPKTWTEMKQALKEVQEGMTETIAGVGISAPGVVDVDKRQINGISAIPYIHNFNIFDELEELFRLPVTIENDANCAGMAEFYNGAGKDYQNVAFVVIGTGVGGALFTKGQITKGAHLYGGEFGLMFLDQGKTFSQLGTAVQMAWRYCDRMGLDRSAKSGKDVFALAEQGDKVAKEETERFYDYLTQGLFSIQFAFDPEVIILGGGISAKEGLVDEINRRMLEKLQAQDLKDFVPQILLCDYRNDANLVGAAANFHARQQGEA from the coding sequence ATTTTGGCGGTTCAGCAGTAAAATATGGGTATTGGACAGGAGAAAAATTGGAACATACCAGTCAATTTCCAACACCGAAAACTTGGACTGAGATGAAGCAAGCCCTCAAAGAAGTCCAAGAAGGTATGACAGAAACGATTGCCGGAGTTGGAATCTCTGCGCCAGGAGTAGTGGATGTCGATAAACGGCAGATCAACGGCATCAGCGCCATCCCTTATATCCATAATTTTAATATCTTTGACGAATTAGAAGAATTGTTCCGATTGCCGGTAACTATCGAAAATGATGCCAACTGTGCAGGAATGGCGGAATTTTATAATGGTGCAGGAAAAGATTATCAAAATGTCGCTTTTGTCGTTATCGGCACAGGTGTAGGCGGCGCTTTGTTCACAAAAGGACAGATCACTAAAGGAGCTCATCTATATGGCGGCGAATTTGGATTGATGTTTTTAGATCAGGGAAAAACCTTCTCGCAATTAGGAACAGCGGTTCAAATGGCTTGGCGCTACTGTGACCGTATGGGTCTGGATCGTTCCGCTAAAAGCGGGAAAGACGTGTTTGCTTTAGCTGAACAAGGAGATAAAGTCGCCAAAGAAGAAACAGAACGATTCTATGACTATTTGACACAAGGATTATTCAGTATCCAATTTGCTTTTGATCCTGAAGTGATTATTTTAGGCGGCGGTATCAGTGCAAAAGAAGGATTGGTAGATGAGATCAATCGCCGGATGCTGGAAAAACTCCAAGCCCAAGATTTGAAAGATTTTGTCCCTCAGATTTTGCTATGTGATTATCGAAATGATGCGAATTTAGTGGGTGCTGCTGCAAACTTCCATGCACGGCAACAAGGTGAAGCTTAA